The Andreesenia angusta genome contains the following window.
ACTGAGCTATCTGGGCTAATCTCTATAACATATAACATCTTACCTCATATTCTTTATTTAGTCAACACTTTTTTGTCTTCCTATTTCATCAATCATGGAATTGAGTTCTGGCTTTTCAAAGACATACTTCTCATTGCAGAAGTGACACACTATCTCTACTTCCTTTTCATCTAGCATAGACTTAAGTTCCTCTTCGCCAAGACTTATCATTATGCTCTCCATCTTTTCCCTAGAGCAGTCGCACTTCAGACTCACATCTTTTCTGTCCATTATCTTTGTTTCAAACCCTTCGAACACCTTGTTCATTATGTCTTCAGGAGCAAGTCCTTCTGAAATCATCTTAGATATAGGGTCTACCTTAGAGAGATTTTGCTCTAGCTTTGAAATAGCTTCCTCTTCTGCATCTGGCATTACCTGTATTATATAACCCCCAGCACCTTTTATGCTGTAGTCTCTATCTACTAGCACTCCAAGGGCTACTGCCGACGGCTGCTGCTCAGATCTTACAAAGTAATTGGCCAGATCCTCTCCTATTTCACTTGTCACAAGCTCAGACTGGCCTATATATGGCTCTTTAAGTCCCATATCCCTTACAAGTATCATCATACCAGGTCCTACTGCTCCTCCTACGTCCAGCTTTCCATCTTCCCTCAGAGGGATGTCCACCGCTGGGTTAGATATATAGCCCTTGACCTCGCATTCGCTGTTCGATATAGCTATTATAGTCTTTATCTCGTTTTCGCCTTTTATCTGAAGGGATATCTTGTCTTTCTCGTTTTTAAGCATATAACCCATGATGGCAGTAGCTGTCGCCGTTCTCCCCAATGCCGCTATAGAAGTAGGCGTTGCATTGTGTATCTTCCTGAGCCCTTCTACAAGCTCTGTAGTTGTGGCTATGAAAAAACGGAAGTTCCCGCCTTCTTCTATTCCTCTTATTATATAATCACCCATATGTTTGGCCTTCGGCCACTCACTCCTCTCTGTATTTAGCTATATACATAGAAAACCCCGAAAAGCTTCGGGGTTTCAAAATTCTTTAGTTTTGCAAGTCAAGATCGTATAGAAAAAATCTATGTAACGATTGTTTCAACTTGGATTAGAGCCATTACACTAGTGTAACGTCAGTAGCTTGAGGTCCTTTTTGTCCTTCTGATATTTCGAATTCAACCTCTTGGCCTTCCTCTAATGTCTTGTATCCGTCAACATTTATAGCTGAGTAGTGTACAAAAACATCTTCTCCGTTTTCTCCAGAGATAAATCCATAACCCTTAGTTGCATTAAACCATTTAACTGTTCCCTTAACCATCTTAAAACATTCCTCCATTAAGTAAATTAGTGAAGTCTCACTTACAATGGAAACGCTTCCATTGCGTAAATGATATCACAAGCCTCTTCCCATTGTCAATTGTAAATCTACTCTTTTTTACAGAGGAAGAATATCCTCTCCGCCCTGTCTTTGCAGTCTTTTGAAAAGTCAAAGTCGCAGTAAATTCTCACGTCTTCAAACCCAGATTCCTTTAGCAGTTCCAATATTTTTTCACTCCTGTAAGCTCTCTCTACGTGGTGTTCATCAAATCTGGAATACTTTCCACTCTGCTCGTCTTCTATAAAGAAAGTCAGGTAGAAATTGCATTGCTCGCTGTCGCTCTCGTATTCATTTTCCCAGACATAGAAAATACCGTCCCTGTCCTCTGTAAAGGTATTGTCTCCTATTATCTCGCTCAGCTTGTAGTAGCTGTTTATATCAAAGAGAAATGTTCCACCATCGTTCAAGAGGCTGTAGGTGCTCTCGAAGACTTTTTTCAAGCTCTCCTCGTCTGTTATATAGTTTATGCTGTCGCAGCAGGAAAGCACCAAGTCGTAATGCTTTTTTATGCTCATCTGGGTCATGTCCTGCCTTAGAATCTCCAGATTGGGTATCCCCTTAAGCTTTTGCTTGGCTATTACAAGCATCTCCTCTGACAAATCAAAGCATGTCACGGACTTCACCTTTTCATCGCGGCATATCTGCTCTGTTATATTGCCTGTTCCGCAGCCCATCTCCAACACCGAGCTGTAGCTTATACCCTCCTTCTCCAGTATCTCCTTTAAAAAGCCGTACCAGCTTCTGTAGTCCACGTCGTACATAAGTGAGTCGTAGTAACTTGCAAATTCAATATAGCTCTCCAATTCTCCACACTTCCCTTCTCTACATCTTGTTAAGAAAACTTAAAACTTATCACCTTGATTTTGTCATTTCTCAGTGATAGACTGTAATTGTTAGTGAGAATACTACTTTCCC
Protein-coding sequences here:
- a CDS encoding cold-shock protein, whose amino-acid sequence is MVKGTVKWFNATKGYGFISGENGEDVFVHYSAINVDGYKTLEEGQEVEFEISEGQKGPQATDVTLV
- the hslO gene encoding Hsp33 family molecular chaperone HslO — translated: MGDYIIRGIEEGGNFRFFIATTTELVEGLRKIHNATPTSIAALGRTATATAIMGYMLKNEKDKISLQIKGENEIKTIIAISNSECEVKGYISNPAVDIPLREDGKLDVGGAVGPGMMILVRDMGLKEPYIGQSELVTSEIGEDLANYFVRSEQQPSAVALGVLVDRDYSIKGAGGYIIQVMPDAEEEAISKLEQNLSKVDPISKMISEGLAPEDIMNKVFEGFETKIMDRKDVSLKCDCSREKMESIMISLGEEELKSMLDEKEVEIVCHFCNEKYVFEKPELNSMIDEIGRQKSVD
- a CDS encoding class I SAM-dependent DNA methyltransferase, producing MESYIEFASYYDSLMYDVDYRSWYGFLKEILEKEGISYSSVLEMGCGTGNITEQICRDEKVKSVTCFDLSEEMLVIAKQKLKGIPNLEILRQDMTQMSIKKHYDLVLSCCDSINYITDEESLKKVFESTYSLLNDGGTFLFDINSYYKLSEIIGDNTFTEDRDGIFYVWENEYESDSEQCNFYLTFFIEDEQSGKYSRFDEHHVERAYRSEKILELLKESGFEDVRIYCDFDFSKDCKDRAERIFFLCKKE